One Streptomyces sp. B21-105 genomic region harbors:
- a CDS encoding GNAT family N-acetyltransferase produces MLTQTTSRVLEPSDLDAALAVLDREPVANAFVTSRVQVAGLDPWRLGGEMWGWYEDGMLTSLCYAGANLVPICATTRAVRAFADRARRAGRRCSSIVGPTESTTRLWRLLEPHWGPAREVRTRQPLMVTDRMPADIAPDPYVRRVRKDEMDTIMPACVAMFTEEVGVSPMAGDGGLLYQARVAELVGSGRSFARLDDRGNVVFKAEIGAATSRACQIQGVWVAPEYRGRGLAAPGMAAVLRYALADVAPVASLYVNDFNTAARRTYTRVGFQEVGAFTSVLF; encoded by the coding sequence GTGTTGACCCAGACGACCTCCCGGGTCCTCGAACCGAGCGACCTGGACGCCGCGCTCGCCGTCCTCGACCGCGAGCCGGTCGCCAACGCCTTCGTCACGTCCCGCGTCCAGGTCGCGGGCCTCGACCCGTGGCGGCTCGGCGGCGAGATGTGGGGCTGGTACGAGGACGGCATGCTGACGTCCCTGTGCTACGCGGGCGCCAACCTCGTCCCGATCTGCGCCACCACCCGCGCCGTGCGCGCCTTCGCCGACCGCGCCCGCCGCGCGGGCCGCCGCTGCTCCTCGATCGTCGGCCCCACCGAGTCGACGACCCGCCTCTGGCGCCTCCTCGAACCCCACTGGGGCCCGGCCCGCGAGGTCCGCACCAGGCAGCCCCTCATGGTCACCGACCGGATGCCCGCCGACATCGCCCCGGACCCCTACGTCCGCCGCGTCCGCAAGGACGAGATGGACACGATCATGCCGGCGTGCGTGGCGATGTTCACCGAGGAGGTCGGTGTCTCCCCGATGGCCGGCGACGGCGGTCTGCTCTACCAGGCCCGGGTCGCCGAACTCGTCGGCTCCGGCCGCTCGTTCGCCCGTCTCGACGACCGGGGCAACGTCGTCTTCAAGGCCGAGATCGGCGCGGCGACCTCCCGGGCCTGCCAGATCCAGGGCGTGTGGGTGGCCCCCGAGTACCGCGGCCGGGGACTGGCCGCCCCCGGCATGGCCGCGGTCCTGCGCTACGCCCTGGCGGACGTCGCCCCGGTGGCGAGCCTGTACGTCAACGACTTCAACACGGCGGCGCGGCGCACCTACACGAGGGTGGGCTTCCAGGAGGTCGGCGCCTTCACCAGCGTGCTGTTCTGA
- a CDS encoding GNAT family N-acetyltransferase, whose amino-acid sequence MDLSIGPLDLPAHVDEALAVQAVAFGLGPDEVAVRRQIVLRHMTGRGARAFGATTPEGRLIGFVYGMPNDRGHWWSTVVQPYLRAQHNEYWLDDSFVITELHVHPAHQNRGVGRALITTITDTASEPRSILSAIDTESPARALYRSLGYHDLARRVLFPSAPRPYAVMGAPLPLLRR is encoded by the coding sequence ATGGACCTCTCCATCGGCCCCCTGGACCTTCCCGCCCACGTGGACGAGGCCCTGGCCGTCCAGGCCGTCGCCTTCGGGCTGGGCCCGGACGAAGTGGCCGTCCGACGGCAGATCGTCCTGCGCCACATGACCGGTCGAGGCGCGCGGGCCTTCGGCGCGACGACCCCCGAGGGCCGGCTGATCGGCTTCGTCTACGGCATGCCGAACGACCGCGGCCACTGGTGGTCCACCGTCGTCCAGCCCTATCTGCGGGCCCAGCACAACGAGTACTGGCTGGACGACTCCTTCGTGATCACGGAACTCCACGTCCACCCCGCCCACCAGAACCGCGGTGTGGGCCGGGCGCTGATCACCACGATCACCGACACCGCGAGCGAGCCCCGCTCGATCCTCTCCGCCATCGACACCGAGAGCCCCGCCCGCGCCCTCTACCGTTCCCTCGGGTACCACGACCTGGCCCGCCGCGTCCTGTTCCCGAGCGCCCCCCGCCCGTACGCGGTGATGGGCGCCCCGCTGCCCCTCCTGCGCCGCTGA
- a CDS encoding proline--tRNA ligase, producing the protein MANAPVQRMSQLMAKTLRDDPADAEVLSHKLLVRAGYVRRTAAGIWSWLPLGKKVLANVERIVREEMDAIGAQEVSLPALLPREPYEATGRWDEYGPELFRLQDRKGGDYLLGPTHEEIFTLIVKDQASSYKDLPVILYQIQTKFRDEARPRAGILRGREFLMKDSYSFDTEDEGLARSYALHRQAYQKVFERLGLDYRICAATAGAMGGSKSEEFLAPAGAGEDTFADCPNCDFAANTEAIAYELKPVDADGVPALEEIPTPDTPTIETLAAHLGVPASATLKNLLVKVDGEIVAVGVPGDREVDLGKVEAHFAPAAVELVTAEDFVGRPDLVRGYVGPQGLGEKVTYIADPRVPPGTSWITGANKEGTHAKNVVAGRDFEVGGYVDVVVVQEGDPCPKCGTGLHLDRAIEIGHIFQLGRKYADALKLDVLGQNGKPVRVTMGSYGIGVSRAVAALAEQSADDKGLCWPAEVAPADVHVVAAGKALQTELALEVSEKLREAGLRVLVDDRAGVSPGVKFTDSELMGVPKILVAGRRSAEGVLELKDRRTGEREELTVDEAIARLTA; encoded by the coding sequence ATGGCCAACGCACCGGTCCAGCGCATGTCCCAGTTGATGGCGAAGACGCTGCGCGACGACCCGGCGGACGCCGAAGTCCTCAGCCACAAGCTCCTCGTCCGGGCGGGCTACGTCCGCCGCACCGCCGCCGGCATCTGGTCCTGGCTGCCGCTCGGCAAGAAGGTCCTCGCGAACGTGGAGCGCATCGTCCGCGAGGAGATGGACGCCATCGGCGCCCAGGAGGTCAGCCTCCCCGCGCTGCTGCCCCGCGAGCCCTACGAGGCCACCGGCCGGTGGGACGAGTACGGCCCGGAGCTGTTCCGCCTCCAGGACCGCAAGGGCGGCGACTACCTCCTCGGCCCGACCCACGAGGAGATCTTCACGCTGATCGTGAAGGACCAGGCGTCCTCCTACAAGGACCTGCCGGTCATCCTCTACCAGATCCAGACCAAGTTCCGCGACGAGGCCCGTCCCCGGGCCGGCATCCTGCGCGGCCGCGAGTTCCTCATGAAGGACTCGTACTCCTTCGACACCGAGGACGAGGGCCTGGCCCGGTCGTACGCGCTGCACCGCCAGGCCTACCAGAAGGTGTTCGAGCGCCTCGGCCTCGACTACCGCATCTGCGCCGCCACCGCGGGCGCCATGGGCGGCTCGAAGTCGGAGGAGTTCCTGGCCCCGGCCGGCGCCGGCGAGGACACCTTCGCCGACTGCCCGAACTGCGACTTCGCGGCCAACACCGAGGCGATCGCCTACGAGTTGAAGCCGGTGGACGCCGACGGCGTGCCCGCGCTCGAGGAGATCCCGACCCCGGACACCCCCACCATCGAGACCCTCGCCGCCCACCTCGGTGTGCCGGCCTCCGCAACCCTGAAGAACCTCCTGGTGAAGGTGGACGGGGAGATCGTCGCCGTCGGCGTGCCCGGCGACCGCGAGGTCGACCTCGGCAAGGTCGAGGCGCACTTCGCCCCGGCCGCCGTCGAACTCGTCACCGCCGAGGACTTCGTGGGCCGCCCCGACCTGGTCCGCGGCTACGTCGGTCCGCAGGGCCTGGGCGAGAAGGTCACCTACATCGCCGACCCGCGGGTGCCCCCCGGCACCTCCTGGATCACCGGCGCCAACAAGGAGGGCACGCACGCGAAGAACGTCGTCGCGGGCCGTGACTTCGAGGTCGGCGGTTACGTCGACGTCGTCGTCGTCCAGGAGGGCGACCCCTGCCCCAAGTGCGGCACCGGCCTCCACCTGGACCGCGCCATCGAGATCGGCCACATCTTCCAGCTGGGCCGCAAGTACGCGGACGCCCTCAAGCTCGACGTCCTCGGCCAGAACGGCAAGCCGGTCCGGGTGACCATGGGCTCGTACGGCATCGGCGTCTCCCGCGCGGTCGCCGCCCTCGCCGAGCAGTCCGCCGACGACAAGGGCCTGTGCTGGCCCGCCGAGGTCGCTCCGGCCGACGTGCACGTCGTCGCCGCGGGCAAGGCCCTGCAGACCGAGCTGGCGCTCGAGGTGTCGGAGAAGCTGCGGGAGGCCGGTCTGCGCGTCCTGGTCGACGACCGGGCCGGCGTCTCCCCGGGCGTGAAGTTCACCGACTCCGAGCTGATGGGCGTGCCGAAGATCCTGGTGGCGGGCCGCCGCTCCGCCGAGGGCGTCCTGGAGCTGAAGGACCGCAGGACCGGCGAGCGCGAGGAGCTCACGGTCGACGAGGCGATCGCCCGCCTCACCGCGTGA
- a CDS encoding aminoglycoside phosphotransferase family protein, with the protein MAFEPPQRLVRALGETAPDGDGWLETLPETARQAVALRELTVDRVQAPGGRSSLVVLVRRADGSPAVLKLAPPRFRPEAERAALTHWDGLGAVQLLDGPTTPGALLLERLHPDVSVRSLPEAKALLEAAGTLRRLWVEPPAGHSFETVADRTGRQAEAMRASAAAEPDVAALVDAALAARAALLAAPPEQLLLHGTFRQSKVLAGERMPWLAVGPDPVAGERAFDLARLVRDRVEDLIASPSGATTTRRRVKRLAESLDLDQERVRGWTLFRAVESGVRALRVGRRKDAELLLEFAGWL; encoded by the coding sequence ATGGCTTTCGAACCGCCTCAGCGTCTGGTCCGAGCGCTCGGAGAAACGGCGCCGGACGGTGACGGCTGGTTGGAGACGTTGCCGGAGACGGCCCGACAAGCCGTCGCTCTACGCGAGTTGACCGTCGACCGGGTGCAGGCGCCGGGCGGCCGGAGCAGCCTCGTCGTGCTCGTGCGGCGGGCGGACGGGTCGCCGGCCGTGCTGAAGCTGGCCCCGCCCCGGTTCCGGCCCGAGGCCGAGCGGGCCGCACTGACGCACTGGGACGGCCTGGGCGCCGTCCAACTGCTGGACGGGCCGACGACGCCCGGGGCGCTGCTCCTCGAGCGGCTGCACCCCGATGTGTCCGTGCGGTCCCTGCCGGAGGCGAAGGCGCTGCTGGAGGCGGCCGGCACGCTGCGGCGGCTGTGGGTGGAGCCGCCGGCCGGTCATTCGTTCGAGACCGTCGCCGACCGCACCGGGCGGCAGGCGGAGGCCATGCGGGCGAGCGCCGCGGCCGAGCCCGATGTGGCCGCCCTGGTGGACGCGGCGCTCGCCGCGCGCGCGGCGCTGCTGGCCGCGCCGCCCGAGCAGCTGTTGCTGCACGGCACGTTCCGGCAGAGCAAGGTGCTGGCGGGTGAGCGGATGCCGTGGCTGGCGGTGGGGCCGGACCCGGTGGCCGGCGAGCGCGCGTTCGATCTCGCCCGGCTGGTGCGGGACCGGGTGGAGGATCTGATCGCCTCGCCGTCCGGGGCGACGACGACCCGCCGGCGGGTGAAGCGGCTCGCGGAGTCGCTGGACCTGGACCAGGAACGGGTGCGGGGCTGGACCCTGTTCCGCGCGGTGGAGTCGGGCGTGCGCGCGCTGCGGGTGGGCCGCCGCAAGGACGCGGAGCTGCTGCTGGAGTTCGCCGGCTGGCTCTAG
- a CDS encoding DUF4439 domain-containing protein, giving the protein MSGETGAELTAVQAALAAEHAAVYGYGVVGGRVGEGRSSEARAAYDAHRARRDALAREVRGLGADPVAASAGYALPFPVADSATAVRLAAELEDRVAGVYSDLVRAAAGARRREAAAALREAAVRAARWRGGSVAFPGLAERGGTDPATGSASAAAPEAAAGATAP; this is encoded by the coding sequence ATGAGCGGGGAGACGGGCGCGGAGCTGACGGCGGTGCAGGCGGCGCTGGCCGCCGAACACGCCGCCGTGTACGGGTACGGAGTGGTCGGCGGCCGTGTCGGCGAGGGCCGGAGCAGCGAGGCGCGGGCGGCCTACGACGCGCACCGGGCGCGGCGGGACGCGCTGGCGCGCGAGGTGCGCGGCCTGGGCGCCGATCCGGTCGCCGCGAGCGCCGGGTATGCGCTGCCGTTCCCGGTGGCGGACTCCGCGACGGCGGTCCGGCTCGCCGCCGAGCTGGAGGACCGGGTGGCCGGGGTGTACTCCGATCTGGTGCGGGCGGCCGCCGGGGCGCGGCGGCGGGAGGCCGCCGCCGCACTGCGGGAGGCGGCGGTCCGCGCGGCACGCTGGCGGGGCGGGAGCGTAGCCTTCCCTGGGCTCGCCGAGCGCGGCGGTACGGATCCGGCCACGGGATCGGCGTCCGCGGCGGCTCCGGAGGCGGCGGCGGGAGCGACCGCGCCTTAG
- the rimP gene encoding ribosome maturation factor RimP, protein MSTTQSERLRELLEPLVASQGLDLEEITVDSVGRRRVLSVVVDSDTGADLDRIADVSRALSAKLDETDAMGEGEYTLEVGTPGAERALTEHRHYVRATGRLVRFQLGAGGDLVARILTVDDEGLDVEVPGVKGRKATARRLAFGDVDKARVQVEFNRKDGSAADQSDSNEKEEEA, encoded by the coding sequence ATGAGCACCACCCAGAGCGAGAGGCTGCGAGAGCTCCTGGAACCGCTCGTCGCCTCCCAGGGTCTGGATCTCGAAGAGATCACCGTGGACTCGGTAGGCCGCAGAAGAGTGCTGAGCGTCGTCGTCGACTCCGACACCGGAGCGGACCTGGACCGGATCGCCGATGTGAGCCGCGCGCTCTCGGCGAAGCTCGACGAGACGGACGCGATGGGCGAGGGCGAGTACACCCTCGAGGTCGGCACCCCCGGCGCGGAGCGCGCCCTCACCGAACACCGGCACTACGTGCGCGCCACCGGCCGTCTGGTCCGCTTCCAGCTCGGCGCGGGCGGCGACCTGGTCGCCCGGATCCTGACGGTCGACGACGAGGGGCTCGACGTCGAGGTGCCCGGCGTGAAGGGCCGCAAGGCCACCGCCCGCCGGCTCGCCTTCGGCGACGTCGACAAGGCGCGCGTACAGGTCGAGTTCAACCGCAAGGACGGCTCGGCCGCCGACCAGAGCGACAGCAACGAGAAGGAAGAGGAGGCGTAG
- the nusA gene encoding transcription termination factor NusA, with the protein MDIDMSALRGLVREKEISFDLLVEAIESALLIAYHRTEGSRRHARVELDRQSGHVTVWAKEDPEDLEEGQEPRTFDDTPSDFGRIAATTAKQVILQRLRDAEDDATLGEYAGREGDIVTGVVQQGRDPKNVLVDIGKLEAILPVQEQVPGETYPHGLRLRSYVVRVAKGVRGPSVTLSRTHPNLVKKLFALEVPEIADGSVEIAAIAREAGHRTKIAVRSTRSGLNAKGACIGPMGGRVRNVMGELNGEKIDIVDWSDDPAEMVANALSPARVSKVEVVDLGARSARVTVPDYQLSLAIGKEGQNARLAARLTGWRIDIRPDTEQAEE; encoded by the coding sequence GTGGACATCGACATGAGCGCCCTGCGGGGCTTGGTGCGGGAGAAGGAGATCTCCTTCGACCTGCTGGTCGAGGCGATCGAGTCGGCCCTCCTCATCGCCTACCACCGCACCGAGGGAAGCCGCCGTCACGCGCGCGTGGAACTCGACCGGCAATCGGGGCACGTGACCGTGTGGGCGAAGGAGGACCCCGAGGACCTCGAGGAGGGGCAGGAGCCCCGCACGTTCGACGACACCCCGTCCGACTTCGGCCGTATCGCCGCCACCACGGCCAAGCAGGTCATCCTGCAGCGCCTGCGCGACGCCGAGGACGACGCGACGCTCGGCGAGTACGCCGGCCGTGAGGGCGACATCGTCACCGGCGTGGTCCAGCAGGGCCGCGACCCGAAGAACGTGCTCGTGGACATCGGCAAGCTGGAGGCCATCCTGCCGGTGCAGGAGCAGGTCCCCGGCGAGACGTACCCGCACGGCCTGCGCCTGCGGTCGTACGTCGTCCGGGTGGCGAAGGGTGTCCGCGGCCCGTCCGTCACCCTCTCCCGGACGCACCCCAACCTGGTGAAGAAGCTCTTCGCGCTGGAGGTGCCGGAGATCGCCGACGGGTCCGTCGAGATCGCCGCCATCGCCCGCGAGGCCGGTCACCGCACGAAGATCGCCGTAAGGTCCACCCGTTCGGGCCTGAACGCCAAGGGCGCCTGCATCGGCCCCATGGGCGGCCGGGTGCGCAACGTCATGGGCGAACTCAACGGCGAGAAGATCGACATCGTGGACTGGTCGGACGACCCGGCCGAGATGGTGGCGAACGCCCTGTCCCCGGCCCGCGTCTCCAAGGTCGAGGTCGTGGACCTCGGGGCCCGTTCCGCGCGCGTGACCGTACCGGACTACCAGCTGTCCCTGGCGATCGGCAAGGAGGGGCAGAACGCCCGTCTCGCCGCCCGGCTGACCGGCTGGCGGATCGACATCCGTCCGGACACCGAACAGGCTGAGGAATAG
- a CDS encoding YlxR family protein produces MSGRTHAGACPERTCVGCRERAAKTELLRIVAIEDACVPDPRGTLPGRGAYLHPAPFCLDQAVRRRAFTRALRAPGALDTKVLRQYVEQTTVAEQATP; encoded by the coding sequence GTGTCTGGCCGGACGCACGCCGGAGCATGCCCTGAACGCACCTGTGTGGGGTGCCGGGAGCGAGCGGCCAAGACGGAGCTGCTGCGCATCGTGGCGATCGAGGACGCATGTGTCCCTGATCCACGCGGTACGCTGCCCGGCCGGGGTGCGTATCTGCATCCCGCCCCGTTCTGTCTCGATCAGGCGGTACGCCGACGGGCGTTCACGAGGGCGTTGCGAGCCCCGGGAGCGCTCGACACAAAGGTGTTGCGCCAGTACGTCGAGCAGACGACCGTTGCCGAGCAGGCAACACCGTAA
- the infB gene encoding translation initiation factor IF-2 has product MAKVRVYELAKEFGVESKVVMAKLQELGEFVRSASSTIEAPVVRKLTDAFQGGGGKSAKPAPRKAAPRPGAPSPAQAARPGPAAPRPAAPKPPTAQQPAAPAAPAASSAPSAPAPTTPGPRPGPKPAPRPAPAAPEFTAPPSAPAAPAAQAQPAAPAQSAPRPASQGPRPGAPRPAGRPGAGQGQDRGDRGDRGQRPAAAQGPRPGGAPRPGGARPAGPRPGNNPFTSGGNAGMARPQAPRPQGAPRPGGPGAPGAGPRPQSPGGQGGGPRPQSPGGARPSPGGMPRPQGAGPGGPRPGGGPRPNPGMMPQRPAAGPRPGGGPGGRGPGGGGGAGRPGGGGRPGGGGFAGRPAGPGGGARPGGGGGFAGRPGGGGPGGGGGFGGGRPGFGGRPGGPGGRGGTQGAFGRPGGPARRGRKSKRQRRQEYEAMQAPSVGGVMLPRGNGETIRLSRGASLTDFAEKINANPASLVAVMMNLGEMVTATQSVSDATLEVLAGEMNYTIQIVSPEEEDRELLESFDIEFGEDEGDEEDLVVRPPVVTVMGHVDHGKTRLLDAIRKTNVIAGEAGGITQHIGAYQVSTQVNEEDRAITFIDTPGHEAFTAMRARGARSTDIAILVVAANDGVMPQTVEALNHAKAAEVPIVVAVNKIDVEGADPTKVRGQLTEFGLVAEEYGGDTMFVDISAKQGLNIDSLLEAVILTADASLDLRANPSQDAQGISIESRLDRGRGAVATVLVQRGTLRVGDTMVVGDAYGRVRAMLDDNGNNVAEAGPSTPVQVLGLTNVPGAGDNFLVVDEDRTARQIAEKRAARERNAAFAKRTRRFSLENLDAALKAGEVQQLNLIIKGDASGSVEALESSLLQLDVGEEVDIRVLHRGVGAVTESDIDLAMGSDAIVIGFNVRAAGRAAQMAEREGVDVRYYSVIYQAIEEIEAALKGMLKPEYEEVELGTAEIREIFKSSKLGNIAGVLVRSGEVKRNTKARLIRDGKVIAENLNIEGLRRFKDDVTEIREGYEGGINLGNFNDIKIDDVIATYEMREKPRA; this is encoded by the coding sequence GTGGCTAAGGTCCGGGTATACGAACTCGCCAAGGAGTTCGGGGTGGAGAGCAAGGTCGTCATGGCCAAGCTCCAGGAACTCGGTGAATTCGTCCGTTCGGCGTCCTCGACGATCGAGGCGCCCGTTGTCCGCAAGTTGACAGACGCCTTCCAGGGCGGCGGCGGCAAGTCCGCCAAGCCGGCCCCGCGCAAGGCTGCCCCCAGGCCCGGCGCGCCCTCTCCGGCGCAGGCGGCCCGTCCGGGCCCGGCTGCTCCGCGGCCGGCCGCCCCCAAGCCTCCGACGGCTCAGCAGCCCGCGGCGCCCGCCGCGCCCGCTGCCTCGTCGGCCCCGTCGGCCCCCGCGCCGACGACCCCCGGCCCGCGTCCGGGCCCCAAGCCCGCCCCGCGTCCGGCCCCCGCCGCCCCGGAGTTCACCGCTCCGCCGTCGGCCCCGGCCGCTCCGGCGGCTCAGGCCCAGCCCGCGGCTCCGGCCCAGTCCGCCCCGCGTCCGGCCTCGCAGGGTCCGCGCCCCGGCGCGCCCCGTCCCGCCGGCCGCCCCGGCGCCGGTCAGGGCCAGGACCGTGGTGACCGCGGCGACCGCGGTCAGCGTCCGGCCGCCGCGCAGGGTCCGCGTCCCGGTGGCGCGCCCCGTCCGGGCGGCGCCCGTCCGGCCGGTCCGCGTCCGGGCAACAACCCCTTCACGTCCGGCGGCAACGCCGGCATGGCGCGTCCGCAGGCGCCCCGTCCGCAGGGCGCCCCGCGTCCCGGCGGCCCGGGTGCTCCCGGCGCCGGTCCCCGTCCCCAGTCCCCCGGCGGTCAGGGCGGCGGTCCCCGTCCGCAGTCCCCGGGCGGCGCCCGTCCGAGCCCGGGCGGCATGCCTCGCCCGCAGGGCGCAGGCCCCGGCGGTCCGCGTCCCGGCGGCGGTCCGCGTCCGAACCCCGGCATGATGCCGCAGCGTCCCGCTGCCGGCCCGCGTCCCGGCGGCGGCCCCGGTGGCCGCGGTCCCGGTGGCGGCGGCGGTGCGGGTCGTCCCGGCGGCGGCGGTCGTCCCGGCGGCGGCGGCTTCGCGGGTCGTCCGGCCGGTCCCGGCGGCGGCGCCCGTCCCGGTGGCGGCGGCGGCTTCGCCGGTCGTCCCGGCGGCGGCGGTCCCGGTGGCGGCGGCGGCTTCGGCGGCGGTCGTCCCGGCTTCGGCGGACGTCCCGGCGGCCCCGGTGGCCGTGGTGGCACGCAGGGCGCCTTCGGTCGTCCCGGCGGTCCCGCGCGTCGCGGTCGCAAGTCGAAGCGGCAGAGGCGCCAGGAGTACGAGGCCATGCAGGCCCCGTCGGTCGGCGGCGTGATGCTGCCTCGCGGCAACGGCGAGACCATTCGCCTGTCGCGCGGTGCGTCCCTCACCGACTTCGCCGAGAAGATCAACGCCAACCCGGCGTCGCTCGTCGCGGTGATGATGAACCTCGGCGAGATGGTCACGGCCACGCAGTCCGTCTCCGACGCGACCCTCGAGGTCCTCGCCGGCGAGATGAACTACACCATCCAGATCGTCAGCCCCGAGGAGGAGGACCGCGAGCTGCTCGAGTCCTTCGACATCGAGTTCGGCGAGGACGAGGGCGATGAGGAGGACCTGGTGGTCCGCCCGCCGGTCGTCACCGTCATGGGTCACGTCGACCACGGCAAGACCCGACTGCTCGACGCCATCCGCAAGACGAACGTCATCGCGGGCGAGGCCGGCGGCATCACCCAGCACATCGGTGCCTACCAGGTCTCGACCCAGGTCAACGAAGAGGACCGCGCGATCACCTTCATCGACACCCCGGGTCACGAGGCGTTCACCGCCATGCGTGCCCGTGGTGCCCGGTCGACGGACATCGCGATCCTGGTCGTCGCGGCCAACGACGGCGTCATGCCGCAGACGGTCGAGGCGCTCAACCACGCCAAGGCGGCCGAGGTCCCGATCGTCGTCGCGGTCAACAAGATCGACGTCGAGGGCGCCGACCCGACCAAGGTGCGCGGTCAGCTCACCGAGTTCGGTCTGGTGGCCGAGGAGTACGGCGGCGACACCATGTTCGTCGACATCTCCGCCAAGCAGGGTCTGAACATCGACTCCCTGCTCGAGGCCGTCATCCTCACCGCCGACGCCTCGCTCGACCTGCGGGCCAACCCCAGCCAGGACGCGCAGGGCATCTCGATCGAGTCCCGTCTCGACCGCGGCCGCGGCGCCGTGGCGACGGTCCTCGTGCAGCGAGGCACCCTGCGGGTCGGCGACACGATGGTCGTGGGCGACGCCTACGGCCGAGTGCGCGCCATGCTCGACGACAACGGCAACAACGTCGCCGAGGCCGGCCCGTCGACGCCGGTCCAGGTCCTGGGTCTGACCAACGTCCCGGGTGCGGGCGACAACTTCCTCGTCGTCGACGAGGACCGCACCGCCCGCCAGATCGCCGAGAAGCGTGCCGCCCGCGAGCGGAACGCCGCCTTCGCCAAGCGCACGCGCAGGTTCTCCCTGGAGAACCTGGACGCCGCCCTGAAGGCCGGCGAGGTCCAGCAGCTGAACCTGATCATCAAGGGTGACGCTTCCGGTTCGGTGGAGGCCCTCGAGTCCTCCCTGCTCCAGCTGGACGTCGGCGAAGAGGTCGACATCCGCGTCCTGCACCGCGGCGTCGGTGCGGTCACGGAGTCCGACATCGACCTGGCCATGGGCTCGGACGCCATCGTCATCGGCTTCAACGTCCGTGCGGCCGGTCGTGCCGCGCAGATGGCCGAGCGCGAGGGCGTCGACGTCCGGTACTACTCGGTCATCTACCAGGCGATCGAGGAGATCGAGGCGGCCCTGAAGGGCATGCTGAAGCCGGAGTACGAGGAGGTCGAGCTCGGCACGGCGGAGATCCGCGAGATCTTCAAGTCGTCCAAGCTGGGCAACATCGCCGGTGTCCTGGTCCGCTCGGGCGAGGTCAAGCGCAACACCAAGGCGCGCCTCATCCGCGACGGCAAGGTCATCGCGGAGAACCTCAACATCGAGGGCCTGCGCCGCTTCAAGGACGACGTCACCGAGATCCGCGAAGGCTACGAGGGCGGTATCAACCTCGGAAACTTCAACGACATCAAGATCGACGACGTCATCGCGACGTACGAGATGCGGGAGAAGCCGCGGGCGTAA
- a CDS encoding DUF503 domain-containing protein gives MYVGTLSFDLLLGDVHSLKEKRSVVRPIVAELQRKYAVSAAEVDNQNLHRRAKIGLAVVSGDAEHLTDVLDRCERLVAARPEVELLSVRRRLHGEDD, from the coding sequence ATGTACGTGGGGACCCTGTCCTTCGACCTCCTCCTCGGCGACGTCCACTCGCTGAAGGAGAAGCGTTCCGTCGTCCGTCCGATCGTCGCCGAGCTCCAGCGCAAGTACGCGGTGAGCGCGGCCGAGGTGGACAATCAGAACCTCCACCGCAGGGCCAAGATCGGCCTTGCCGTGGTCTCCGGTGACGCGGAACATCTGACCGACGTCCTGGACCGGTGCGAACGGCTGGTGGCAGCCCGCCCCGAAGTGGAGCTGCTGTCGGTCAGACGCCGCTTGCACGGCGAAGACGACTGA
- the rbfA gene encoding 30S ribosome-binding factor RbfA yields the protein MADNARAKRLADLIREVVAQKLQRGIKDPRLGSHVTITDTRVTGDLREATVFYTVYGDDEERAAAAAGLESAKGVLRSEVGRAAGVKFTPTLAFVADALPDNARTIDDLLDRARAADEKVREVSAGAGYAGDADPYRKPGDEDETDDSA from the coding sequence GTGGCCGACAACGCGCGCGCCAAGAGGCTGGCGGACCTCATCCGAGAGGTGGTGGCCCAGAAGCTGCAGCGCGGGATCAAGGACCCGCGGCTCGGTTCCCACGTCACCATCACGGACACCCGGGTCACCGGCGACCTCAGGGAAGCGACCGTCTTCTACACCGTGTACGGCGACGACGAGGAGCGGGCGGCCGCGGCCGCCGGCCTGGAGAGCGCCAAGGGCGTCCTGCGCTCCGAGGTGGGCCGCGCGGCCGGCGTGAAGTTCACGCCGACGCTGGCCTTCGTCGCCGACGCCCTGCCGGACAACGCCCGCACCATCGACGACCTCCTCGACCGGGCACGTGCCGCCGACGAGAAGGTCCGCGAGGTGTCCGCGGGCGCCGGGTACGCCGGCGACGCCGACCCGTACAGGAAGCCCGGCGACGAGGACGAGACGGACGACTCCGCCTGA